The Candidatus Microthrix subdominans genome includes a window with the following:
- a CDS encoding vitamin B12-dependent ribonucleotide reductase — MTLAPVAPSVGIRRHHTAPGDDGYQDISWSRRTARITDYRTGEAAFEQADVEFPESWSQNATNIVAQKYFRGTQGNPERETSLRQVIDRVVSTIASWGLADGYFADEAERATFAAELTWLLVHQRVAFNSPVWFNIGVAGAPKQASACFILSVDDTMDSILNWYREEGVIFKGGSGAGVNLSGIRSSYERLSSGGTPSGPVSFMRGADASAGTIKSGGTTRRAAKMVVLDVDHPDVEDFIWCKATEERKARVLAEAGFDMDLDGADSHSVQYQNANNSVRLSDEFMEAVEGNADYELRAVATGETLRTVPARRLLRQIAEAAWECADPGVQFSSTINRWHTSAATGPINASNPCSEYLHLDNSACNLASLNLLSFLDDDDGFDLDEFAHAVNITLLAQEILVGNADYPTEAIGETTRRFRQLGLGYANLGALLMALGLPYDSDAGRAWAGSITALMTGAAYRTSARVAERMGPYAGFEDNRADQLRVLHQHRDALAGLSTLASSQAINAAAAEAWDEAIETGERVGVRNAQVSVLAPTGTISFMMDCDTTGIEPDLGLVKTKKLVGGGTMAIVNQTVPRALRRLGYAQDEIEAIVAYIAEERTAVGAPGLKASDIDVFACAMGLPTIGAMGHLRMMSAVQPFLSGGISKTVNLAEETTVDELESLLIESWKLGIKAVAVYRDNCKVGQPLSAGKDPVAAAPAEPVVFRGTKEKLPRSRRSRTFEFRVADCKGYATVGEYEDGRPGELFVRVSKQGSTLAGIMDAFAISVSHGLQYGVPLSSYVRGLTGMRFEPAGMTDDPEIRIANSLMDYLFRRLALDYLDPEERAGLGIFSVAERLQPTLPGVEELSVETVTGQDLDPMATPTSASSAQDSHAPLCMQCGVRMVRSGSCHACPECGGTSGCS, encoded by the coding sequence ATGACACTGGCCCCAGTTGCGCCCTCCGTCGGAATCCGCAGGCACCACACGGCGCCCGGCGACGATGGATACCAGGACATCTCCTGGTCTCGCCGGACCGCACGCATCACCGACTACCGCACTGGCGAGGCGGCCTTCGAGCAGGCCGACGTCGAGTTTCCCGAGTCGTGGTCGCAGAACGCCACCAACATCGTCGCTCAGAAGTACTTCCGGGGCACGCAGGGCAACCCCGAACGGGAGACCTCGCTTCGTCAGGTGATCGACCGCGTCGTGTCGACCATCGCCTCCTGGGGTCTCGCCGACGGCTACTTCGCCGACGAGGCCGAGCGGGCCACGTTTGCCGCCGAGCTCACCTGGCTGCTCGTGCACCAGCGGGTGGCGTTCAACTCGCCGGTGTGGTTCAACATCGGCGTGGCCGGCGCTCCAAAGCAGGCATCGGCCTGCTTCATCCTGTCGGTGGACGACACGATGGACTCGATCCTCAACTGGTATCGGGAGGAGGGGGTCATCTTTAAGGGTGGTTCGGGAGCCGGCGTCAACCTCTCGGGAATCCGTTCGTCCTACGAGCGGCTTTCCAGTGGCGGCACGCCGTCGGGTCCCGTGTCGTTCATGCGGGGCGCCGATGCCTCGGCGGGCACGATCAAGTCTGGTGGGACCACCCGACGGGCGGCCAAGATGGTTGTTCTCGACGTCGATCATCCCGACGTCGAGGACTTCATCTGGTGCAAGGCCACCGAGGAACGCAAGGCACGCGTGCTGGCCGAGGCCGGCTTTGACATGGATCTCGATGGGGCCGACTCCCACTCGGTCCAGTACCAGAACGCCAACAACTCGGTCCGTCTCTCCGACGAGTTCATGGAGGCGGTCGAGGGCAATGCGGACTACGAGCTGCGGGCGGTGGCCACCGGCGAGACCCTGCGCACCGTGCCGGCTCGCCGTCTTTTGCGCCAGATTGCCGAGGCGGCCTGGGAATGTGCCGACCCGGGGGTGCAGTTCAGCTCGACGATCAACCGGTGGCACACCTCGGCCGCCACCGGCCCGATCAACGCCTCCAACCCGTGCAGCGAGTACCTGCACCTCGACAACTCGGCCTGCAACCTAGCCAGCCTCAACCTGTTGTCGTTCCTCGACGATGACGACGGCTTCGACCTGGACGAGTTCGCTCACGCCGTCAACATCACGTTGCTGGCCCAGGAGATCCTGGTCGGCAACGCCGACTACCCGACCGAGGCAATCGGCGAGACCACCCGTCGCTTTCGCCAACTCGGCCTGGGCTACGCCAACCTCGGCGCGCTGCTGATGGCGCTCGGGCTTCCCTACGACTCCGATGCCGGGCGTGCGTGGGCGGGCTCGATTACCGCCTTGATGACCGGTGCCGCCTATCGCACGTCGGCCCGGGTGGCCGAGCGCATGGGCCCGTACGCCGGCTTTGAGGACAACCGAGCCGACCAGCTTCGGGTGTTGCACCAACACCGTGATGCCCTCGCCGGGCTCTCGACGTTGGCGTCGTCCCAGGCGATCAACGCCGCCGCAGCGGAGGCGTGGGACGAGGCGATCGAGACCGGCGAGCGGGTGGGGGTGCGCAACGCCCAGGTGTCGGTGCTCGCGCCGACCGGCACGATCAGCTTCATGATGGATTGCGACACGACCGGGATCGAGCCGGACCTCGGGCTGGTGAAGACCAAGAAGCTGGTCGGAGGCGGCACGATGGCCATCGTCAACCAGACGGTGCCGCGGGCGCTCAGGCGCCTGGGTTACGCCCAGGACGAGATCGAGGCGATCGTGGCCTACATCGCCGAAGAGCGCACAGCGGTGGGCGCACCGGGCCTGAAGGCCTCCGATATCGATGTCTTCGCCTGTGCCATGGGGCTACCGACGATTGGTGCGATGGGGCACCTGCGGATGATGTCGGCGGTTCAGCCGTTTCTGTCCGGCGGTATCTCCAAGACGGTCAACCTGGCCGAGGAGACCACGGTCGACGAGCTCGAATCCCTCCTGATCGAGTCGTGGAAGCTCGGCATCAAGGCGGTGGCGGTGTACCGCGACAACTGCAAGGTGGGTCAACCGCTGTCCGCCGGCAAGGACCCGGTAGCGGCGGCCCCAGCGGAGCCGGTTGTCTTCCGGGGCACGAAGGAGAAGCTGCCCCGCTCTCGCCGGTCGCGCACCTTCGAGTTTCGGGTGGCGGATTGCAAGGGGTACGCGACCGTGGGGGAGTACGAGGACGGGCGCCCCGGTGAACTGTTCGTGCGGGTCTCCAAGCAGGGTTCGACGTTGGCCGGGATCATGGACGCCTTTGCCATCTCGGTGTCCCATGGCCTGCAGTACGGCGTTCCGCTGTCCTCCTACGTTCGCGGCCTGACCGGCATGCGCTTCGAGCCCGCCGGCATGACCGACGATCCCGAGATTCGCATCGCCAACAGCCTGATGGACTACCTGTTCCGCCGGTTGGCCCTCGATTATCTCGATCCGGAGGAGCGGGCCGGGCTGGGTATCTTCTCGGTCGCCGAGCGGCTTCAGCCCACGCTGCCCGGCGTCGAGGAGCTGTCGGTGGAGACGGTCACCGGCCAGGACCTCGACCCGATGGCCACGCCGACCTCGGCGTCCTCCGCCCAGGACTCGCACGCGCCGCTGTGTATGCAGTGTGGGGTGCGAATGGTGCGCTCCGGATCGTGCCACGCCTGTCCGGAATGCGGCGGCACCTCCGGTTGCAGCTGA
- a CDS encoding CarD family transcriptional regulator, with protein sequence MAFDVGDRVVYPHHGAAIIVRKETRDFNGEDTEYLVLEVKREETRVTISVPSEKVDDVGMRPPISRDEVEDLFDLLAKRDIREPANWSRRFKNHQEKLKSGDVYQVAEVVRNLSLRDQAKGLSAGEKSMFLKARSVLVSELSFALDLTEEDALDKVLDTLTAEPSEA encoded by the coding sequence GTGGCGTTTGACGTTGGTGACCGAGTGGTCTATCCCCATCATGGTGCGGCGATCATCGTCCGCAAGGAGACGCGCGACTTCAACGGAGAGGACACCGAATACCTGGTCCTCGAGGTCAAGCGGGAAGAGACCCGGGTGACCATCTCGGTTCCGTCGGAGAAGGTGGACGACGTTGGCATGCGCCCGCCGATCAGCCGGGACGAGGTCGAGGACCTGTTCGACCTGCTGGCCAAGCGGGACATCCGCGAGCCGGCCAACTGGAGCCGTCGCTTCAAGAACCATCAGGAGAAGCTGAAGTCCGGCGACGTGTATCAGGTGGCCGAGGTCGTCCGGAACCTGTCCCTGCGCGACCAGGCCAAGGGCCTCTCGGCCGGTGAGAAGTCGATGTTCCTCAAGGCGCGCAGCGTGTTGGTGTCCGAGTTGAGCTTTGCGCTCGACCTGACCGAAGAGGATGCGCTCGACAAGGTGCTCGACACCTTGACCGCAGAGCCCAGCGAAGCCTGA
- a CDS encoding prolipoprotein diacylglyceryl transferase, with product MSLGSLAFIPAPPFDTIGPFRLYGLMIALGVLASVALARRRWAARGNDPEQISSIALWAVPAGLIGARIYHVITDYDRLYCGTPNCERSLFPGAFEIWNGGLGIPGGIIVGVAVGVYVGYRMGIDWRDCIDAAIPGLPLAQAIGRLGNYFNQELFGRPTTVPWALKVDPKGGFLDGYVPGFETYHPTFAYELIWNLGVVGVLLWIDSKRRLGKGKILGLYVALYFLGRLWIEAMRSDTATKVFGLRVNIWTSIIAIAIGTVIVLWKGPLRSKAATAEALAVEPFVFDAVAQTVPVGDEPVDTTSDDPEGDGDPTVGPEGEDGPEEADGATLPEP from the coding sequence ATGAGCTTGGGATCCCTCGCCTTCATCCCGGCGCCTCCATTCGACACGATCGGCCCCTTTCGGCTGTACGGCCTGATGATCGCCCTCGGTGTCCTGGCGTCGGTGGCGCTGGCCAGAAGGCGTTGGGCTGCGCGGGGCAACGACCCCGAGCAGATTTCGAGCATTGCGTTGTGGGCGGTTCCCGCCGGCCTGATCGGGGCGCGGATCTACCACGTGATCACCGACTACGACCGCCTGTACTGCGGTACCCCCAACTGCGAGCGAAGCCTGTTCCCCGGGGCGTTCGAGATCTGGAACGGCGGGCTCGGCATCCCCGGTGGCATCATCGTCGGCGTCGCCGTCGGGGTCTACGTCGGATATCGCATGGGCATCGACTGGCGCGATTGCATCGATGCCGCCATTCCCGGGCTGCCGTTGGCTCAGGCGATCGGTCGGCTGGGCAACTACTTCAACCAGGAGCTGTTCGGACGCCCGACCACCGTGCCATGGGCGCTCAAGGTCGATCCCAAGGGCGGCTTCCTCGACGGTTACGTGCCCGGCTTCGAGACCTATCACCCCACGTTCGCGTACGAGCTGATCTGGAACCTGGGCGTCGTCGGGGTGCTGTTATGGATCGACTCCAAGCGCCGGTTGGGTAAGGGCAAGATCCTCGGGTTGTACGTGGCGCTGTACTTCCTGGGCCGTCTCTGGATCGAGGCGATGCGCTCGGACACGGCCACCAAGGTCTTCGGCCTGCGGGTCAACATCTGGACCTCGATCATCGCCATCGCCATCGGCACCGTCATCGTGTTGTGGAAGGGGCCGTTGCGCTCGAAGGCCGCGACCGCCGAGGCGCTGGCGGTCGAGCCCTTCGTGTTCGACGCCGTCGCACAGACGGTGCCTGTGGGCGACGAGCCGGTCGACACGACGAGCGACGACCCCGAAGGTGATGGTGACCCGACCGTCGGTCCGGAAGGCGAGGACGGCCCCGAAGAGGCGGACGGGGCGACCCTGCCGGAGCCCTGA
- a CDS encoding beta-lactamase family protein, translating to MVDHLESIVDQALGGRPGHWTFAVAGPSGPATIVGDPSRSYRLASVTKPLAAAATWLAIEEGTVSLDDPAGPEGSTLGHLLAHASGLPFEGRDAIAAPGTRRIYSNTGFEVAAEHLAAASGLSMATYLHEGVCAPLDMASTHLDASPAWGATSTVADLIRFGQELLAPTVFDPTTIDRVTSVAFAGLDGVLPGYGRQTPNPWGLGVEVRGNKSPHWTGLDNSAATFGHFGQTGTFLWVDPEARRTAVFLGDRDFGQWAIDAWPRINDAALDAALER from the coding sequence ATGGTTGACCACCTCGAATCCATCGTTGACCAGGCGCTCGGCGGTCGGCCAGGCCACTGGACGTTCGCCGTCGCCGGCCCGAGCGGGCCGGCGACGATCGTCGGCGATCCGTCGAGGAGCTACCGGTTGGCGTCGGTCACCAAGCCGCTGGCCGCAGCGGCGACCTGGTTGGCGATCGAGGAGGGCACCGTCTCGCTCGACGATCCGGCCGGGCCCGAGGGCTCGACCCTTGGGCACCTGCTCGCCCACGCCTCGGGGCTGCCCTTCGAAGGCCGCGATGCAATCGCCGCACCGGGCACCCGACGGATCTACTCCAACACCGGCTTCGAGGTGGCCGCCGAACACCTGGCGGCGGCGAGTGGTCTCAGCATGGCCACCTATCTGCACGAGGGCGTCTGCGCGCCGCTCGACATGGCCTCCACCCACCTGGATGCCAGCCCCGCTTGGGGTGCCACGTCGACGGTGGCCGACCTGATCCGCTTCGGCCAGGAGCTGCTTGCACCCACCGTGTTCGACCCGACGACGATAGACCGGGTGACGAGCGTGGCCTTTGCCGGGCTCGACGGCGTCCTGCCCGGCTACGGCCGCCAGACACCCAACCCGTGGGGGCTGGGCGTCGAGGTGCGGGGCAACAAGTCGCCGCACTGGACCGGGCTCGACAACTCGGCGGCCACCTTCGGACACTTCGGCCAGACCGGCACGTTTCTGTGGGTCGATCCCGAGGCGAGGCGCACGGCGGTGTTTCTGGGCGACCGGGACTTCGGGCAATGGGCGATCGACGCCTGGCCGAGGATCAACGACGCCGCGCTCGACGCCGCGCTGGAACGCTGA
- a CDS encoding DEAD/DEAH box helicase, whose protein sequence is MTKTFADLGVDPALVDNLSERGITSPFPIQTLTIPDALAGRDVLGKAKTGSGKTLAFGLPLLQQLETARPKRPTAICLVPTRELATQVRDELAPLGEGTDVRVLAIYGGAPIEKQIAALNRGVELVVATPGRAIDLIERDALDLSEVTHIVIDEADRMADMGFLPQVEWILRNVEGKCQTLLFSATLDGVVNTLVSRYQEDPSFHEVASKGETVEEMHHTFLKVHDRDKAKVAASIIENTGRTLVFCATKHGTDRVAQELNDLGIEAEAMHGGVPQKHREKALSNFMKGRLGALVATDVAARGIHVDDVQVVIHFDPPADHKTYLHRSGRTARAGASGRVVSLVLWKDELEVRRIQRRLGLELPMVEVFSNDSRLENLAVFDELESESV, encoded by the coding sequence ATGACAAAAACTTTCGCTGATCTCGGCGTCGACCCTGCTTTGGTCGACAACCTCTCCGAGCGGGGCATCACCTCGCCCTTTCCCATCCAAACCCTGACCATCCCCGACGCGTTGGCCGGCCGAGACGTTCTTGGCAAGGCCAAGACCGGTTCGGGCAAGACCCTGGCGTTCGGCCTGCCGCTTCTGCAGCAGCTGGAGACCGCCCGTCCCAAGCGTCCGACTGCGATCTGCCTGGTCCCGACGCGTGAGCTGGCGACCCAGGTGCGCGACGAACTCGCCCCGTTGGGCGAGGGCACCGACGTACGGGTGCTCGCCATCTACGGCGGCGCCCCGATCGAGAAGCAGATCGCGGCGCTCAACCGAGGCGTCGAACTGGTCGTTGCCACGCCCGGTCGCGCCATCGACCTGATCGAGCGCGATGCGCTCGACCTGTCCGAGGTGACCCACATCGTCATCGACGAGGCCGACCGCATGGCCGACATGGGCTTCCTGCCTCAGGTGGAGTGGATCCTTCGCAACGTCGAGGGCAAGTGCCAGACCCTGCTGTTCTCGGCGACGCTCGATGGCGTGGTCAACACGCTGGTCAGCCGCTACCAGGAGGACCCGAGCTTCCACGAGGTGGCCTCCAAGGGTGAGACCGTGGAGGAGATGCACCACACGTTCCTCAAGGTGCACGATCGCGACAAGGCCAAGGTGGCGGCGTCGATCATCGAGAACACCGGTCGCACGCTGGTGTTCTGCGCCACCAAGCACGGGACCGACCGGGTTGCCCAGGAACTGAACGACTTGGGTATCGAGGCCGAGGCGATGCACGGCGGCGTGCCCCAGAAGCATCGTGAGAAGGCGCTGTCGAACTTCATGAAGGGCCGCCTCGGCGCCTTGGTGGCCACCGACGTGGCCGCCCGTGGCATCCACGTCGACGATGTCCAGGTCGTGATCCACTTCGATCCGCCCGCCGACCACAAGACCTACCTGCACCGCTCGGGCCGGACCGCACGGGCCGGCGCGTCGGGCCGGGTGGTCAGCCTGGTGCTGTGGAAGGACGAGCTCGAGGTGCGGCGCATCCAGCGCCGGCTTGGCCTGGAGCTGCCGATGGTCGAGGTGTTCTCCAACGACTCCAGGCTGGAAAACCTGGCCGTGTTCGACGAGCTGGAGTCGGAAAGCGTCTGA
- a CDS encoding SAM-dependent DNA methyltransferase: MSDPAGRWLARTASDFRADGVAPLAAVATLALHGRAPSDLPGWCDVVDHLSGGSASALDPPAGVPICDLLGPLYELMLADAARRAAGVHFTRPALASGLVALAVGARPAGGRAEGAALVEGEVALDPACGAGAFLVAVARHLVATSTDPSDPAAHPPTANEALTRLVGADLDADALVVARAALARWALDEGGHRVGVALNEPALTCCDSLTQPEELVASVGDHAVGLIVGNPPFLAQLRAGTRHDAERRASLASRFGAAVGAYTDTAALFLLAATELISVGGAVCLVQPRSVLAARDARAVRAELVRRTEVCAAWVGDGGFGASVEVWAPVLIRRGARVTEVRVVGGAEAEHEVGRVPADVLRQDSWGALVATAEGLPALRSPTGRSAGRLGEVARFSAGFRDEYYAMLELAKEAPGFDGAAPDEQMADRALPAGYAALVSSGLIDPGVCRWGRKPMRFGKRPWRAPVVALAALDDPDHPGATWARRQLVPKVLVASQTRVIEAAPDGQGRAIGLTPVISGVPDGIDLAHLLAVLCSPVSTLAVVSAMAGSGLGRAGVRVSTSVLADLELPVHREPWDEAAALLAGRCSLGSGVDPATMQAVRELMLRASGIGNGNEVRAWFETLAGPPPAN; this comes from the coding sequence TTGTCCGACCCGGCCGGGCGCTGGCTGGCACGGACCGCCTCGGACTTTCGGGCCGACGGGGTCGCCCCCTTGGCTGCCGTGGCCACCCTGGCGCTTCACGGCCGGGCGCCATCGGACCTGCCCGGGTGGTGCGACGTCGTCGATCACCTGTCGGGAGGTTCGGCCAGTGCCCTCGATCCTCCGGCCGGGGTGCCGATCTGTGACCTGCTGGGTCCGCTCTACGAGCTGATGCTGGCCGACGCCGCCCGTCGGGCGGCCGGCGTGCACTTCACCCGTCCGGCGCTGGCCTCGGGCCTGGTGGCGCTGGCGGTGGGGGCTCGTCCGGCCGGTGGACGCGCCGAGGGCGCCGCGCTTGTCGAGGGCGAGGTCGCCCTCGATCCGGCCTGTGGCGCCGGTGCGTTCCTGGTGGCGGTCGCCCGTCACCTGGTTGCGACCTCGACCGACCCGTCGGACCCCGCTGCTCACCCGCCGACGGCCAACGAGGCGCTCACCCGCCTGGTCGGAGCCGACCTCGACGCGGACGCGTTGGTCGTCGCTCGGGCCGCGCTGGCCAGGTGGGCGCTGGACGAGGGTGGTCACCGCGTCGGCGTCGCCCTGAACGAGCCTGCGCTGACGTGCTGCGACTCCCTCACCCAACCCGAGGAGCTGGTGGCGTCGGTCGGCGACCATGCCGTCGGGCTGATCGTCGGCAACCCGCCGTTCCTCGCCCAGCTTCGGGCGGGCACCCGCCACGATGCCGAGCGCCGCGCATCGTTGGCCTCCCGTTTCGGGGCAGCGGTCGGGGCCTACACCGACACGGCTGCGCTGTTTCTGCTGGCGGCGACCGAGTTGATCTCGGTTGGGGGAGCGGTGTGCCTCGTCCAACCCCGCTCGGTGTTGGCGGCCCGCGATGCGCGCGCCGTTCGGGCCGAGTTGGTCCGCCGAACCGAGGTGTGCGCCGCCTGGGTGGGCGACGGTGGGTTTGGGGCATCGGTCGAGGTGTGGGCACCCGTGCTCATCCGCAGGGGCGCTCGGGTCACGGAGGTGCGGGTGGTCGGCGGGGCGGAGGCCGAGCACGAGGTCGGGCGGGTGCCGGCCGACGTGCTGCGCCAGGACAGCTGGGGCGCGTTGGTCGCCACCGCCGAGGGGTTGCCGGCGCTGCGGTCGCCGACCGGTCGGTCCGCCGGCCGCCTGGGCGAGGTCGCCCGGTTCAGCGCCGGGTTTCGCGACGAGTACTACGCCATGCTCGAGCTGGCAAAGGAGGCCCCGGGCTTCGACGGCGCGGCACCGGACGAGCAGATGGCGGACCGTGCCCTCCCGGCGGGGTATGCGGCGCTGGTTTCGTCCGGGCTGATCGACCCCGGTGTGTGTCGATGGGGGCGCAAGCCGATGCGGTTCGGGAAGCGTCCATGGCGGGCGCCGGTCGTTGCGCTGGCTGCGCTGGACGACCCGGATCACCCGGGGGCGACCTGGGCCCGGCGCCAGCTGGTGCCCAAGGTGCTCGTCGCCAGCCAGACCCGGGTGATCGAGGCCGCTCCCGACGGTCAGGGCCGGGCCATCGGGCTCACCCCGGTGATCAGCGGGGTGCCCGACGGTATTGACCTGGCCCACCTGTTGGCCGTGCTGTGCTCCCCGGTCAGCACCCTGGCCGTCGTCAGCGCGATGGCGGGCAGTGGCCTGGGTCGAGCGGGCGTGCGGGTGTCGACCTCCGTGCTCGCCGACCTGGAGCTGCCGGTTCACCGGGAGCCGTGGGACGAGGCGGCGGCGCTGCTCGCAGGCCGGTGCTCACTGGGTTCAGGCGTCGATCCCGCAACGATGCAGGCGGTGCGCGAGCTCATGTTGAGAGCGTCGGGAATCGGCAATGGCAACGAGGTACGTGCATGGTTCGAAACTCTGGCGGGACCGCCACCGGCGAACTAG
- a CDS encoding homoserine O-acetyltransferase — protein sequence MTTAPTERTPDQSSGAPASQDPLPVSGAWVPGDPPGRRRFAPVGRGRTLKLEAGGQLSEVTVAYETWGRLNEAADNAVLVPHALTGDSHAAGRAGPAHPTPGWWDAMIGPGRPIDTDRYFVVCPNVLGGSQGSTGPAHPEPGTGRPYGSRFPWVTIRDMVRTQADLADHLGIEVWHAVVGGSMGGMQGLEWAVMYPHRLGRLVAMATTTAASAQQIGWSLVGRRAIANDPNFAGGDYYGRAPGCGPHAGLAVARSVAQITYRSESAYAERFGRARVAARGDLDAAVRYDVESYLDYHGDKLSRRFDANSYLRMNRAMDLHDLGRGRGGIEAALRRITVPVQVISIDSDALYPPYQQLDLYRGLRAAGGTAGFRSIHSSEGHDGFLLAIDQIGPIVSSFLAGDEPAGEPNDDHPAQPDRTDERGRP from the coding sequence ATGACCACTGCCCCCACCGAGCGAACACCCGATCAGTCATCGGGCGCGCCAGCGTCACAGGATCCGTTGCCGGTCAGCGGTGCCTGGGTGCCCGGTGACCCGCCGGGCCGCCGCCGGTTTGCGCCGGTCGGGCGGGGGCGCACCCTGAAGCTCGAAGCGGGCGGCCAGCTCTCCGAGGTCACCGTCGCCTACGAAACCTGGGGACGGCTGAACGAGGCCGCCGACAACGCCGTGCTCGTGCCCCATGCGCTGACCGGTGACAGCCATGCGGCCGGTCGCGCGGGGCCGGCGCACCCGACGCCGGGATGGTGGGACGCCATGATCGGCCCCGGGCGCCCGATCGACACCGACCGCTACTTTGTGGTCTGCCCCAACGTGCTGGGCGGTAGCCAGGGCAGCACCGGGCCTGCCCACCCCGAACCGGGCACGGGTCGGCCCTACGGGTCCCGCTTTCCGTGGGTGACGATTCGTGACATGGTCCGCACCCAGGCCGACCTCGCCGACCATTTGGGCATCGAGGTGTGGCATGCGGTGGTCGGCGGCTCGATGGGGGGCATGCAGGGGCTGGAGTGGGCCGTGATGTACCCCCACCGTCTGGGACGGCTCGTCGCCATGGCGACGACGACGGCGGCCTCGGCGCAACAGATCGGCTGGTCGCTCGTCGGCAGGCGGGCGATCGCCAACGACCCGAACTTTGCCGGCGGCGACTACTACGGCCGGGCCCCGGGTTGTGGCCCCCACGCCGGACTGGCCGTGGCGCGATCGGTGGCCCAGATCACCTACCGCAGCGAGTCGGCCTACGCCGAACGGTTTGGACGGGCTCGTGTGGCGGCGCGCGGCGACCTCGACGCCGCGGTCCGCTACGACGTCGAGAGCTACCTCGACTACCACGGGGACAAGCTGTCTCGACGCTTCGACGCCAACAGCTACCTGCGTATGAACCGGGCGATGGACCTCCACGACCTTGGCCGCGGACGGGGCGGGATCGAAGCGGCGCTGCGCCGGATCACCGTACCGGTCCAGGTGATTTCGATCGACTCGGACGCGCTCTACCCTCCGTATCAGCAGCTCGACCTGTACCGGGGCCTGCGGGCGGCCGGCGGCACCGCCGGCTTCCGGTCGATCCACAGCAGCGAGGGCCACGACGGGTTTCTTCTGGCGATCGATCAGATCGGCCCGATCGTGTCGAGCTTTCTCGCCGGCGACGAACCGGCCGGTGAGCCGAACGACGACCACCCCGCCCAACCCGACCGCACCGACGAAAGAGGCCGACCGTGA